The following is a genomic window from Fusarium oxysporum Fo47 chromosome IV, complete sequence.
GGGTAGAAAAGGTAGAAAAATGAAGCGCGTGAGAGCTTGAACTGAACAGTGCACGCCTTGATACAGACGTACAAAGTCAGGGAAACGGGAGGAAGCAAATGTTATATATCAATTAAGTTGCGACCAGGTCCCGGAAACGTCTTGGGTGTATATCTTCACCACGAGATGCTTGGAGAGGAAAGACGAGAGGACAGATGGGAGAAGCAAAATAAGACTGGTTGACCTCCGCTCCGGATAAATCCACAAATTATGCACAGAGCTCAATTTCTCGTCTGGTAGGGTGGGTGCTGCCGACCCTTGTAGAGCGATCGTGCCGATAGGGGCATAAGCGCTGCGTTACATGCATTAACTGTCGTATTCGGATTCGATGACTGGATTGGTTCCTGAATGTGATTAGACTCTTGTCACACTGCAAGTCATTACTTAATTTCAGGCCTCCCATCATTGATCTGCGCTTATGCAACAACTGCGTAGCATCCGGAGGTTGGTTACAGTTGATCGGATCTCGCAGCCTGTCAATCAGCCGGAACTCCGGTTACAACACCGCCCCCGAATAGCAATTCAAATGCCGGTCCGGACGCCGTAATGGTGTGTGTTCAGGCCGAATGATGAGGCGAAACATTCAAGCGAGCTGGCCTTTCCCCAGGTTCAGCCCAGACAATGTCCGAGATAGTGAAACATAACTTCTAGGGTACATCTCGACTTCTGATTATTTCTCTCAATCTGTGAATGTTAAGTTACCCAGCATTACGCAAGTTTCTGGCCTCATTATCGCGCAGGGTCTCTGGATTCGACGACTCTTGCAAGCTGTTTCCAGATCATAGAATTGCTGGTCTTGACTCCTGCCCCTAGTTACCAAGTCCAATGTGTTCTAGATCCAAGATCACCAGCGGCTCGGTCAACCCATTGACCCCTATGCATGTAGACGATCCGGGCCTCCTGACCGCCCAGCCGGATTTATCCAACGCCGCTAGGAGTGACAGCAGTCTTGGCCCAGTATGTGACAATCACAGTAGTGGAAAATCCTTAGCCATGACGATTCGTCTTCTGCAATTATCCTAATTTGATATATCAGGTCTCTTTACACCGCGAGGCGCCGTTAGCTGAACCTCACGTTATCAGGTTTGCAACGACATGCGGCGCTCACTGATCTGAGCTACTTAGGTGATAAAGATGGCACAAGACATGTCCAAGAGTCTCTAAACTAAATTGATATTGTTACAAGCCCAACACAAGTCGTGGGAACCCTCTTGTCGTCCGAATACCCTGGAAACCTATATCGATCATTGATGGGGATACAGTCCGCACAACACGGAAATTGTGTCGTGCCATGAAATCTCAAACTAAAGGCTATCGGATCTGTATCGTTTCGAAAGGTTTGAGGCTCGTTCTTGAAAGTGATAACTCTTGGAAGTTCTAGATCTGGATCGTGCTCATGCTCTATATTCTGAGAACAATATCCACGCAAGTGCATGGTGTTAGAGGCTTTTGGAGCTTCCAATAACTCACAGGAAACATGAGCGAGGAACCGGAAATAGTGACCTTGAAGTCCATGTGAATCATAACACCAGCCTGGGCGAAGTTGGTAGGTAAGGTATGGTGGTTCAGTGCAATAAGAGCATGTTCACTTCTATGTCGAGCTTTCCTATGCCCGAGTCAAACTAGGCAttctcattctcattctCCCCGACTTCCCACTCTCACAAACCATCATTCTTCTGCTTTCCATTGGACCTCGACATAACATCTCTCGGAGCTTTATCATATTTGCATTACCAGCAACAGTATGTGGACCCTGCTAAACAAACCCAAGCTGCCACAGGTAACTGGACAAGCCAGCTCGCGACCTGATGAGCTCAGTTTCGTAATCTTGGGAACCTCAAGTGTTGAAGCAGCTGAAATCGCCAGCCTGTTGGAAGCGGAGCTCAGACAGGCACATCATCGATACAAGCATTGCACCGTTGCATCTCCAGCAGCATGTTTAGCGGCATTGAAAGCGAACTCAGCAACTCACGTTTTCGTCATATTCGACGATGTCGTGGGTGATATTGAGGACACAGTCTCAGATGAATTATGCGACGAAAAGACTCTAGGAATTGCCGCCAAGTCAGCTATCATAAAGTTCTGCGTCAATCGGGGGATCCATTGCACCTTCTTCAGTCACGAAAACTTCTATCGACACGACGGGAGAAACTGTTTCTGTGACAGTGGTTTCGAAGAAGAGGCCGAGCTAAACATCAAACTGCTCCCAAACTCTCTTAGTACATATGTTTTTCATCAAGTTAGTACAGTGGCACCTCTGTCTTTGCTCAAACTCATGCAATGGCCAGCATCTAGCACGCAAGCACGAAAAAGACGCCTTCGTTCTACGCCTTCGTTCACCTGTTTGGGATCATAATACTCAAAGCTTCCTTCAGAACTATGAGCGCACGCTTGTACGGACAAATAACAAGCATAATAGTTGGTCGGTTTTGCACGATCTTCTACCTGCTGCGGTCTTTCTAGCAATTCATAAAGTGACAGGCACATTCAACTTCACTAACCCAGGCACTGCTACAAATTACAGCGTGCTGGCTCTGTTACGGGACGAACTCAACCTCAAAATGAGCCTCACGATGTTGCAGGACTTGGACCTGAGGGATGCCTAGGCGGCATATAGAGATTGCAAACTGGATATGACCAAGCTGCAGGATGCTCTGAAAGTTCGGGGGTATCCGGAAATCCCTGGCATTGAAGAGGCACTTCGGAACCATTACAAGAGAATCAAGAGCTGTGGTAAGCGTTCATGAATGAATAGAAGGGGAAGGGGAAGGGGAAGGACGCTAGAAACCggtttataataataattagagAACTCGATTATAGAGTTTTAAGCGTTTGGTAGCTATTACAGTACTTTACTCTCTTAAGCAGTCTGTATGTGTTTTCTCACAGCCTCCATACAACTGTGTTCCATGGATGTCTATCCCAGCATAGCCCCACCATTACGTAGGCTCTCTGATCAACCTACCTCCACTCTCTCTACCTTATGAGACCCCTCTCTCTGGGCTAGAAAAGGCTGGCGCTGGGCTGTAAGTACTATACTGTACGTTGGGCTGGGCACGAAGCCTGAAAGGAAAGTTTCTTACCTCCTCGCGCACtggcagggcagggcagggcagggaCGGGAGCTTGCGTAAATACAGAGGCGCTGTAGAATACGTTACATTAATTATTGTCTGCCAGGAATTTTCCGCCAAGGTAATCTAGCCAAGCTTGGGGTGGGCTGGCAGGCACCTTAGTTCATTTAGGCAATCCGacgccatcatcaacatttGCAATTTCTTGCTTGCAACCATTTTTTTCTCCTCCCATACTCTCTCTTAGTAGTCGATATCTACTAACCTACCTTAACATCAACCATTCATATTCTCTACCTGTCACCTGTACCCTAGATCGTGTACCTGGAACCTGGAAACACCAATCATAAAGTACCCATAACCATCTTCCATCATGGTCGTCGATACCGCCTATTACGACACTCTTGGTGTCCAGCCCACGGCTACGGAGctggagatcaagaaggcttatCGCAAGATGGCTATTGTCCACCACCCAGGTTCGCTCTTGTGCCTCACTTCTACCGCTTCGTAGCATATCGGAGAACTAAACATCTGTCACATCGCAGATAAGAATCCTAATGACCCTACCGCCCACGAAAAGTTCCAGGCCATCGGTGAGGCCTATCAAGTTCTGTCCGATTCCGATCTACGCGCAGCCTACGATAAGTTTGGAAAGGACTCTGCGAGACCGCAGGAGGGTTTCGCAGATCCAGCTGAATTCTTTAGCTCCATCTTTGGAGGCGAAGCCTTCGTGGACTGGATCGGTGAGATTAGCCTTATGAAGGACCTCACGGCAACCATGGACATCACGAtgcaggaggaggaagaagctgccgCTGCCGAAGCCGCTGCCGCCGCGCAAGCCGAGGAGGATTTCCCTGGAACTGAAGATGCTAAGAAGGAGAGCCTCAAGGAGCAAGAGCAGAAGGCAGAGGAGAAGGCCGCTGCCGCTGCAGAGCACCAAGCAGGCCCACCACCGCCGCCTTATGCTGCCGCTTCTGTCAACGACGACAAGGAGACCAAGCCCGCTTCACCTGCCGCGCCCGCCGCTGGCCTCTCCGCCGATACCCCTCAGCGAACCGATGCCACATCACCTGCTCCCTCGTCGAGCTCACGTAGCCGAACCCAGATCCCTCTTCGACCCGCACTGATGGACAAGTCTCACGAGGACCTTCTTGACGCAGAGGCGAACAAGGGTGAATTaacagaggaggagctcaagcataaggagaagaagaagggtggcCTGACCAAGGAGCAGCGAGAGCAGCTGGCAGCATACGAGAAGGAGCGCGCCAAGATTCGCCAGGAGCGTGTCGACACCCTCGCTCGGAAGCTCCTCGACAGACTTAGCGTGTGGACAGAGACAGACAAGGGTCCTGACGTGACCAAGGCATTCCAGGAGAAGATGCGTCTCGAGGTTGAGAACCTGAAGATGGAGTCTTTTGGAATTGATATCCTGCACGCTATCGGTCAAACCTAtgtctccaaggcctcgagcTTACTCCGCAGCCAGAAGTTCTTTGGTATTGGCGGTTTCTTCAGCAGACTTCGTGACAAGGGCACACTCGTCAAGGAGACATGGAACACTATCAGCAGCGCCATTGATGCTCAACAGACCATGGAGGATATGGCTaagatggaggagaaagGTGGTGAGGACTGGACTGATGAGAAGCGTGCTGAATACGAGAGACGTGTGACTGGCAAGATTCTCACCGCTGCATGGAGGGGCAGCAAGTTTGAGATCCAGAGCGTTCTGCGCGAGGTCTGCGACAGCATTCTGAATGACAAGAAGGTCCACCTCAACAAGCGACTTGAGCGCGCACAGGCTCTGGTTCTGATTGGTGATGTCTTTATCCGGGTATGTTTCAAGTCCAATTTTGTCAGAGTCACGCTAACTTTATCTAGGCTGAGCGATCTCCTGAAGAGGAGGGCGACTATCTAGTTTTCGAGCAGCTTGTCGCTGAGGCCGCcatgaagaaggacaaggaggaagaccacaagaagaagaaggaccGCAAGTCCTTCCAcagcaaggacaaggaaCCCAAAGACAAGGAGCACGCTACGACACCCTGAGCATGAACGAAATTTCCTGGGGAGTTGGCAGATGGTAGAGAAAAGACCACACAgcaaggttgaagaagaccTGCTTGTTTGAGGTCCCTGAAAATGATGGCGGATATCAACTTGATGGACTTGGTTTGGTGGTTTGCATGATGAACTGGTGGATGTTATAGATCGAGGATGACTGGCATTGATTTAGATATAATTTTCATGACACTATTCCCCCCTTATGAAATTTGACGGCCGTTTGTCTGGTATCTCCAAATATGTTGCTTATCCGAGTGTGTATGCACATAGATCAAAGAACAGAGGcgagatgatcaagattgGAGTTTCATCTCCTGATATCCTATATCCATTTCCTATTTCTGGCAACTATCTAATTTTCCCTATCGCATCCGATCTTGGAACTTGAGGTAACCGTATTGCgggaagcttgagaagcaaTTCCCGGGTTAGGTTCTCTTTTCTGCAATTTCCTCCAATGATTCCATCTTATTGACTCGCCAGGTTGGCGTGGAAACTTCCTCCGGGGTATCTGTAATACATAGTATGTATCCAAAAGCAaacgaaaaaaaaaaaagaaagcacAAATCTTGGCGACAAATGAAAACCAAAAAGGCCCAAATCTCCGAAGGGCGTATGTATATGTAACGATTGTCCAGGATGAATATTTGTGGTGGTGCTCCTTTTGGGAGAGAGAAGATCGTTTGAGAGGTGGAATCGATGGTGCATCGTAGCCGCTGGGAAGCAAAACGCTGTtaaaagaaacaaaagggACATGAAGATGATCGCTTGCTTGCCCAACGCCTTGTATGCATGCATGTTATTTCCATTGACTTCGTAgatctgatgatgatattttGTTGTGATGCCCTGAGGCTTGCCTGGTGTGTAGAGacgaaaagaaggagaacaaAATTTGGTATGGTGAGTTGTATGTGGTACGACATCCTGGTCGCCTTTGAGATGTGTCGAGTATTGAGAAAATGTGTCATTTTGCGATGAGCGAGACTAGTTGCTGTCTGGTTGCAATTCGATGCCACTATCACGATCCTGAGAGCCCTTCTCCCAAGGCAGGGGAGCCTCAAGTGCTGCACTTCCAGGATCAGTTTCGAGATCGTCAACGCTAGTCAAcgcatcatcttcgtcttcgtcttcgtccCCGATCGCAGGAGCAAGTATATGGCCGCCAAATTCAACGTCGGTGACACGGACCTTGTACTCCAGTGCCTTTTGGCCCTCCTTGATAAGAACCTCTGTCCAGTTCAGGCATCGTTTGATACTTTGGTTAATCTTCTGACTATCGACCAGCAACTCCCGGTGCTTGGTCAAATCGAGCTGCAGACGATCTTCATCTCGCTTCCGTCGGGACATGGCCTTTTCGATCGCTTTCTCGTCAGTAGGATCAAGAGGGTCGGAAGCCGAGACTGAGTCAGTCATTGACAAATCTGATTCGTCAAGTGAGTCGTGTTCCTCGTCTGAGGGAGCTGCCGAGTTGTCCTCTTCGCTCAGATCTGAAAGACTAATTGGTGCATCTGTGAGTGCTGCAGAGGTCACTCGGCtagaagctgctgaagcaaCAGCAGAGAGACGGCCTGATCTTGAAAGTCGTCGATACCTGCGTATCTCAGCCTGCTGTTTCCGTAGTTGCCTTTCCAGTGTCCGATTAATAGCTTCAAGGGAGGCGTTGGTGATTTCCAGATCCTGCACCTTTCGTTCTCTTCGGGCATTGGCGACTAGTTCGTTCACAGGCTCATGGCTGGACTTGGTAGGACTCTGCAAGTCGGGCTGAGATCCGTCTTCTTTCttcgcttctccttcttcctcttcctcctcatcgtcgagATCTTCGGCAACTTGAAGAATCGAAGCCATTGTCAAAgctggctgagctgagcCAGGGCTTGCAGGGGGTGAGCCATATTCAAAAGGTCGTCGAGCCGGTGACATGGGCAACCTAGGTGAGTGAGAGTGATCAAAATTGGGAACACTACCAGCTCTTGCATGGCCTCTCTGCTTTTTCGGCGCTGCATCGATGCTAACTCGTCTCTTGGAAGAGGTGATAGACGCTGGGGGGGCTAGTGGAGGTGGAGAAGCTATCTGAGGCGGTGACGCTATTTGGGGTCTGTTCCCAAGACCAGGCGCGCCAGTATTTTTAAGTATAGAAGGTGTAGGTTGAGCAATCTTGATAGGAGAATGTGGCCTTGGCGGTAGTGCGTGATTTGATTGTTCGTTTGTTGAACTGCTGGTGCTTGGACGTTTAGACTGGAGCCTTGTTGTGGATGAATTCGCTGAAGAGGGCTTAAGCTCGAGATCCGCGCCATTGGCATAAAAGAACTTTGAGGATGATGGTTCGGGTGCGGTGCTGAGTGTCGGTGTAAATGGTGCAGAAACGGGAGGGCTGGTTGGCTTTTTATATTCAGCATTGGCTTTACTGGCATGGAAGTAGGATGCAGGCTTTTGTGAGCCTAGCGAGGGACGACTGGTTGCTTGTGTTGAAGTCGGAGCGTCGCTGGCACGAAAGAATTTGGCGTCCGGGTCTGCTGGAGACTCAGCTCGTGACAGTGATTGCCTTCCTGAGGAGCCTAAAGAGGCCCGAGGATCCCATCCATCTCGATCTAAATTTGGTGTCCCATTGGGCGTCGAACTATTGCTATTGTTGCGGCCTTGTCGACTGCCAGAACGGGGAGTCACAGCATCGTCGCGGCCAGACGTGCCTGAGCTCAATCCTTGAGTTGATCGTCGAACTAAAGGAGGTGCGCCTAATAAAGGGCCTTTTGCTGTCGGGGCAATCTTGGGCGTCAGGGGCGTTCGTCCGACTGTTTTTGCTGCAGCAGCACTGAGCTGCGGGGGCCTGTGTCTTGTGTCGCTTGGGGCCATTTTTAAGGTAGGAGGAGCGGAACTCGACGAGGTAGAACGGGTCGAGGGTATTGTAGCGGTTACTGAAAGAACATGTTGTTGATTTGTGTTGTGGAAGCCAAGGGATGGCGTCGTGCGAGCGCTGGAGGATATAGTGGTGCCAGCGGAGGAGAATCGGGGACGAGCCTGAGCCTTAGTCTGGACTTGTGCCTGACCTGGAGTAGGGGTCTTGGATCGAGTCTTTGGGAGAGGTTTAGAAGAGGTAACTAATTTGTTGTTTCCGGCGGAGGAAGCGGAGCGGCGAATATGAGGCTGAGAGACTGAAAGGCTCGGAGATGTAGGACGAGAAGATGACGAGTTGATGGTGTTTAGAGTGCGCATTCTGTCCACGAGTTGGGTTGTCGGAAGTGCCTCTACTTGCTGGCTCAGGCTGAGATGAGTGGTAACGGGACGGAGCGGTGAGCTCTCATTGGCTGTGTGTAGAAGCGGTAACGGGAAAGGTTAAAGGGACTTCAGTGGGCAACGCCCTGTAATGCCAATGTTACAGCGCGGTGATCACTAAAACGCTAGTGGTTTCTGGCTAATTTGGGGTCCAATCTCAATGTCGAGGTGACCACATCCAAAAGTAAACAAACAGTTTCGATGATGAGAGACAAGAGGCGGTGGGGTCGAGTGTTGGATA
Proteins encoded in this region:
- a CDS encoding X-domain of DnaJ-containing-domain-containing protein encodes the protein MVVDTAYYDTLGVQPTATELEIKKAYRKMAIVHHPDKNPNDPTAHEKFQAIGEAYQVLSDSDLRAAYDKFGKDSARPQEGFADPAEFFSSIFGGEAFVDWIGEISLMKDLTATMDITMQEEEEAAAAEAAAAAQAEEDFPGTEDAKKESLKEQEQKAEEKAAAAAEHQAGPPPPPYAAASVNDDKETKPASPAAPAAGLSADTPQRTDATSPAPSSSSRSRTQIPLRPALMDKSHEDLLDAEANKGELTEEELKHKEKKKGGLTKEQREQLAAYEKERAKIRQERVDTLARKLLDRLSVWTETDKGPDVTKAFQEKMRLEVENLKMESFGIDILHAIGQTYVSKASSLLRSQKFFGIGGFFSRLRDKGTLVKETWNTISSAIDAQQTMEDMAKMEEKGGEDWTDEKRAEYERRVTGKILTAAWRGSKFEIQSVLREVCDSILNDKKVHLNKRLERAQALVLIGDVFIRAERSPEEEGDYLVFEQLVAEAAMKKDKEEDHKKKKDRKSFHSKDKEPKDKEHATTP
- a CDS encoding uncharacterized protein (expressed protein) — protein: MHAYKALGKQAIIFMSLLFLLTAFCFPAATMHHRFHLSNDLLSPKRSTTTNIHPGQSLHIHTPFGDLGLFGFHLSPRFVLSFFFFVCFWIHTMYYRYPGGSFHANLASQ